In Lodderomyces elongisporus chromosome 1, complete sequence, a genomic segment contains:
- the MDH1_1 gene encoding Malate dehydrogenase, cytoplasmic, translating to MVKVAVLGAAGGIGQPLSLLVKLNPIVDELALFDVVNVPGVGADLGHINSNSKTSSHLPSSKEDKTALAEALKGSDIVIIPAGVPRKPGMTRDDLFNINASICQGLAEGIAENSPKAFVLVISNPVNSTVPIFAETLKKKGVYDPARLFGVTTLDIVRANTFISQLYPTDTKPTDFDVRVVGGHSGETIVPLYSLGKTKKYYDELNEEQKKALIHRVQFGGDEVVQAKNGAGSATLSMAYAGYRLAERILKAVSGESGIVECTYLNLDSKIKGAEEAKKLVSGLDFFSLPVVLGKDGIQEVKYDILNEVNADEKKLLEVAVEQLKGNISKGVAFASK from the coding sequence ATGGTTAAAGTAGCAGTCTTAGGTGCCGCAGGTGGTATTGGTCAACCATTATCCTTGTTGGTGAAATTGAACccaattgttgatgaattgGCATTGTTTGATGTTGTCAATGTGCCAGGTGTTGGTGCTGACTTGGGTCACATCAACTCAAACTCCAAAACCTCTTCACACTTGCCCTCTTCAAAAGAGGACAAGACTGCTTTGGCTGAGGCATTGAAAGGCTCAGACATTGTTATCATCCCAGCAGGTGTCCCAAGAAAACCAGGTATGACCAGAGACGATCTTTTCAACATTAATGCATCCATTTGTCAAGGTTTGGCTGAGGGTATTGCTGAAAATAGCCCAAAGGCCTTTGTCTTGGTGATCTCTAACCCAGTTAACTCTACAGTTCCAATTTTTGCAGAgacattgaagaagaagggtGTCTATGACCCAGCAAGATTGTTTGGTGTTACTACCTTGGACATTGTTAGAGCCAACACCTTTATCTCACAATTGTACCCAACTGACACCAAGCCAACTGACTTTGATGTTAGAGTTGTTGGTGGCCACTCTGGTGAGACCATTGTTCCATTGTACTCTCTTGGTAAGACAAAAAAGTACTATGACGAGTTGAAtgaagagcaaaagaaggCTTTGATCCACAGAGTCCAATTTGGTGGTGATGAAGTTGTCCAAGCCAAGAATGGTGCAGGTTCTGCTACTTTGTCAATGGCTTATGCCGGTTACAGATTGGCTGAACGTATTTTGAAGGCTGTTAGTGGTGAATCGGGAATTGTTGAATGTACttatttgaatttggaCTCCAAGATTAAAGGTGCCGAGGAGGCTAAGAAGTTGGTTAGCGGCTTGGACTTTTTCTCCTTGCCAGTGGTTCTTGGTAAAGATGGTATTCAAGAAGTTAAGTATGACATTTTGAATGAAGTCAATGCTGACGAGAAGAAATTGTTGGAGGTTGCCGTTGAGCAATTGAAGGGAAACATCTCCAAAGGTGTTGCATTTGCCAGCAAATAA
- the MRPL6 gene encoding 54S ribosomal protein L6 mitochondrial encodes MNVLKSIGRVHARSFSSTAKCLSYIGERPIKLANGVSMSVESIPIEFCKKFTKRNEVYNLDRQVVVQGPLGSIKTAIPDFLLVRPDPKDPNSISVRVKRTKDKTQRSLWGTMRALLQNAVTGTTEGHLSIVKFVGTGYRAILEKNEKGEDIVALKLGFPYTPKIKVPAGLKVSTPNPARLVIEGCDKQQVKLFAAVIREYKKPEPYKGKGIFVDNETIVLKEKKLK; translated from the coding sequence ATGAATGTATTGAAAAGTATAGGGCGGGTTCATGCTCGTCTGTTTTCATCTACAGCTAAATGTTTATCATACATTGGTGAAAGACCTATTAAGCTAGCAAATGGAGTCAGCATGTCTGTTGAGTCGATCCCAATTGAATTTTGTAAGAAATTCACAAAGAGAAACGAAGTGTACAATTTGGATAGACAAGTTGTCGTACAAGGTCCATTAGGCTCAATCAAAACCGCCATTCCCGATTTCCTTCTCGTACGACCAGACCCAAAGGATCCTAACAGCATTTCAGTGAGAGTGAAAAGGACCAAAGACAAAACACAGAGATCATTATGGGGCACTATGCGTGCGTTACTTCAGAATGCTGTAACTGGTACCACAGAGGGTCATTTGTCTATTGTCAAATTTGTTGGTACTGGTTACAGAGccattttggaaaaaaatgaaaagggTGAAGATATTGTGGCCCTAAAATTGGGTTTTCCATACACACCAAAGATTAAAGTTCCCGCAGGATTGAAAGTCAGCACTCCTAACCCAGCCAGGTTGGTGATTGAAGGATGCGATAAGCAACAAGTGAAGTTATTTGCCGCAGTTATTAGAGAATATAAGAAACCAGAGCCATACAAGGGTAAAGGTATTTTTGTGGACAATGAGACCATTGTgctaaaggaaaagaaacttAAATAA
- the JJJ2 gene encoding j-protein (type III), which produces MSMPSLTHYQSLGVSPATSFDEIKKAYKKLSLKYHPDKTPLQAHHEKFKEITTAYEIIRAHHENKVSNNYQETSSTASSTTNYHASSQYYSYTSTKNYASSGESHSRHWEQGSSTSGSARGNPYTTGQHQQWSQSQSQSSSTYSYYHFFQKSQEQKRQAAKAAAAQAERLQQEMYERVQAEAKLRKKESQRQKQKQKQKDEGMAKKTDESQKTQGKTSQTRKESLSRQDQNGSEGTRSSNKKPNMPDLEPETDSLSSSSSEPDPAPALARDVPSETNPDKDCDNGYNAAKEARRSKIEAAEIANEFLRRAHGLYSEDPENLQQHSNKRDFSSGSEDKFKRKQQKVEKNAKRGIRQETKQSPSASHKSRKNFDRLDDQKFPILETPNHFVEDNEAQGNMELDADVDADLHGDVVVVVDVDVDVSRDKENIVPLNSHFESGYKLNETGKINKLSQGDDIPETTRIDLTNLSDDSHDEYVPFNVKTRQPPPRASAVSTSRKPIDQSKTSSKLQPPKSISPSPSPSPSLSPSQSSQSYRQTQPNQHPQISPLSKPAKSPSMSAHKRQKFTVSDTPSAFDMENLGENLGREFEDVDIHELRESLPIERDHDKGEGHNNNNNNNNNNYMNDDDDHDHDNINDIGRRKVHNKVNAHRKLQPSEIEFVYSNGRSQPETLSTPINKTTVRGHTPVSPGTKRQKLNELDLHASPEVQNLMAPKPPMANFDPTTITKSKWQRYVASMLDYQRSFLAYKQLIVQYQYERTGKDAQFFELINDISSGLTNLNTYNMCIRQDLEVMQQYETALRVFSQTMNLYAQNCHWIGIYKKNDLNWT; this is translated from the coding sequence ATGTCTATGCCAAGTCTTACTCATTATCAATCTTTAGGAGTTTCCCCTGCGACTTCCTTtgatgaaatcaaaaaGGCTTACAAGAAGTTATCTTTGAAATATCATCCCGACAAAACGCCATTGCAAGCTCACCACGAAAAGTTTAAAGAAATAACCACTGCTTACGAAATCATCAGGGCCCATCATGAAAACAAAGTTTCTAATAATTACCAAGAAACATCTTCTACAGCTTCCTCTACAACAAACTATCACGCCTCATCTCAATATTATAGCTATACAAGTACAAAAAACTATGCCTCTAGTGGCGAGTCTCATAGCAGACATTGGGAACAGGGCTCGTCCACTTCTGGTAGTGCTCGAGGGAACCCTTACACAACAGGccagcatcaacaatggTCGCAATCTCAATCGCAATCCTCATCCACATATAGCTATTAccattttttccaaaagtcacaggaacaaaaaagacaagCAGCCaaagctgctgctgcacaAGCGGAGCGTTTACAACAGGAAATGTATGAACGAGTTCAGGCAGAGgcaaaattaagaaaaaaggaatcgcaaagacaaaagcaaaagcaaaagcaaaaggaTGAAGGAATGGCTAAGAAGACTGATGAGCTGCAGAAAACACAGGGCAAGACCTCGCAAACAAGAAAGGAATCTTTACTGCGACAAGATCAAAATGGTTCAGAGGGCACTAGGTCGAGTAACAAGAAACCAAATATGCCAGATTTAGAACCAGAAACTGACTCTTTGTCATCGTCTTCCTCAGAACCAGATCCAGCTCCAGCTCTAGCACGAGATGTACCTTCAGAAACAAATCCAGATAAAGACTGTGATAATGGATATAATGCAGCAAAGGAAGCAAGGAGAAGCAAAATAGAAGCGGCAGAAATTGCAAATGAGTTTTTGAGACGAGCGCATGGTTTGTATAGTGAAGATCCGGAAAATTTACAGCAACATTCAAACAAGAGAGATTTTAGTTCTGGAAGTGAGGACAAGttcaaaagaaagcaacaaaaagttgaaaaaaacgCAAAACGAGGAATTCGTCAAGAAACGAAGCAACTGCCGTCGGCTCTGCAtaaaagtagaaaaaaCTTTGATCGTTTAGATGATCAAAAGTTTCCCATTCTTGAAACACCAAACCATTTCGTTGAAGACAATGAAGCACAAGGGAACATGGAGCTAGACGCGGATGTAGATGCAGACTTACATGGGgatgtggttgtggttgtggatGTGGATGTGGATGTGAGTCgggataaagaaaatatcgTGCCATTGAATTCTCACTTTGAATCAGGGTATAAATTAAATGAAACTGGTAAAATCAACAAGTTGAGTCAGGGTGACGATATTCCGGAAACAACTCGAATCGACTTGACTAATTTATCGGATGATTCGCATGATGAGTATGTCCCGTTCAATGTTAAAACTCGACAACCACCACCTAGGGCTAGTGCGGTTTCGACATCACGAAAGCCCATAGACCAGAGCAAGACTTCGTCTAAGCTCCAGCCGCCTAAACTGATTCTGCCTCTGCCTCTGCCTCTGCCGCTGCTACTGCCACTGCAGCTGCTGCAACTGTATCGTCAAACCCAACCTAATCAACATCCTCAAATCTCTCCCTTGTCGAAACCTGCCAAGTCACCCTCTATGCTGGCACACAAGCGGCAAAAATTCACTGTTTCCGATACTCCCTCTGCTTTTGATATGGAAAATCTTGGTGAAAACTTAGGCCGAGAATTTGAAGATGTGGATATACACGAATTGCGCGAATCCTTGCCAATTGAGCGGGACCATGATAAAGGTGAAGGacacaacaataataacaataataacaataacaattacatgaacgacgacgacgatcACGATCACGATAATATTAACGACATTGGCCGTCGAAAAGTACACAATAAAGTGAACGCTCATAGAAAATTACAACCACTGGAGATAGAATTTGTTTATAGCAATGGAAGATCTCAGCCAGAAACATTGTCAACCCcaataaacaaaaccacTGTTCGTGGTCACACTCCTGTTTCCCCAGGGACTAAGAGGCAAAAATTGAACGAGCTAGACTTACATGCATCGCCTGAGGTCCAAAATTTGATGGCTCCAAAACCGCCAATGGCCAACTTCGATCCTACTACAATAACCAAAAGCAAATGGCAGCGATACGTAGCCTCGATGCTTGATTATCAAAGATCTTTTTTGGCATATAAGCAATTGATTGTTCAGTACCAATACGAAAGGACGGGAAAAGATGCACAGTTTTTTGAACTTATCAATGACATTTCCTCTGGTTTAACTAATTTGAATACTTATAACATGTGCATAAGACAAGATTTGGAAGTTATGCAACAATATGAGACTGCTTTACGAGTGTTTCTGCAAACCATGAACCTCTACGCTCAGAACTGTCATTGGATTGgaatatacaaaaagaatgatCTCAACTGGACTTGA
- the CRM1 gene encoding Karyopherin transporter (BUSCO:EOG09260ABY), whose product MESILDFSTDLDINIFDQTVDTFYKGSGENQKQAQAVLNKFQENPESWKFVDNILSNSNNSQSKYIALSCLNKLIQYRWKTIPEEERIGIRNFVVNMIIALCNDEAEFETQRALINKIDLTLVSILKQEWPHNWPEFIPEIVASSRSSFNVCENNMIILKLLSEEVFDYSQDQLTQAKAQSLKTSMRNEFEKIFKLCYEVLDKTTKSSLIIATLNALLRYIQWIPVDYIYQTNLLDLLSSKFLAPADTRAIALKCLTEINTLPGANEKTLLYFKNAMDQIYTIVPLTSNLKESYKVASSADQSFLQDLAMFLCTYLSNHLAILEKHDEAKELLQNALFYLLQLSRIEERELFKTCLDFWQVFVHQLFQETRELPNNELSPMMQLTYGSSLRPGTSGGAPDPALLAKFPLRQHQYAEVLSKLRLVIIENMARPEEVLIVENDEGEIVREFVKESDTIQLYKSMREVLVYLTHLNVIDTEQIMIEKLARQIDESEWSWQNINTLCWAIGSISGAMNEDMEKRFLVNVIKDLLSLTEMKRGKDNKAVVASNIMYIVGQYPRFLKAHWKFLKTVVNKLFEFMHETHEGVQDMACDTFIKITNKCKKHFVVTQQAEREPFINEIIREIQSITEDLQPQQVHTFYEACGIIVSAQNDKAAREKLLSDLMALPNMAWSAIIQQAGQDPTLLTNTETVKIIANIIKTNVAVCKALGPAFYSQLGGLYVDMLSLYKAVSSMISDAVAKDGIIATKTPKVRGLRTIKKEILKMIETYINQADNLEEIVRDLTQPLFGAVLDDYSSNVPDARDAEVLRCLTALTAKVGHMIPDGVVLILQSVFECTLDMIKNDFVEYPEHRVEFYKLLKEINARSFQGLLQLSGDAFQSLINAALWAFKHNNREVEDNGLSLTLDLIENVEQLGDTPFTKAFYENFYFQILSDTFYVFTQPDHKAGFRYQAQLLAQLIHVVQDGVIKYPLYTPDQAPQGTSNSDFLKQYLSQLLSSAFDNLQPDQLTSFLKVLTSNYNDLNKFKATLRDFLVQLKQFGGDPTDYLFAEDKELEKLESAKKQREQDLQVGGLIRPSEMDDD is encoded by the coding sequence atggAGTCTATCTTGGATTTCTCAACAGATTTGGATATCAACATCTTTGACCAAACCGTAGACACCTTTTACAAAGGTTCGGGTGAAAACCAGAAACAAGCCCAGGCAGTATTGAACAAATTTCAAGAGAACCCTGAATCTTGGAAGTTTGTTGACAATATCTTGTCCAACTCAAACAACTCACAATCGAAATATATCGCTCTTTCGTGCCTAAACAAATTAATCCAGTACAGATGGAAAACAATTcctgaagaagaaagaattgGGATTAGAAATTTTGTCGTGAATATGATCATTGCATTGTGCAATGATGAAGCGGAATTTGAAACCCAAAGAGCACTCATAAACAAAATCGACTTGACTTTGGTGTCGATTTTAAAACAAGAATGGCCACACAATTGGCCAGAATTTATCCCCGAGATTGTGGCAAGTTCTAGATCATCGTTCAATGTATGCGAGAACAATATGATTATTTTAAAATTGCTTAGTGAAGAAGTGTTTGACTATAGCCAAGATCAATTAACCCAAGCCAAAGCCCAGCTGTTGAAAACTAGTATGAGAAacgaatttgaaaaaatcttcaaattgtgttatgaAGTGTTGGACAAGACTACAAAGTCATCTTTGATCATTGCAACATTGAATGCACTTTTGAGGTATATCCAATGGATCCCAGTTGACTACATCTATCAAACAAATTTGTTGGACTTGTTATCGTCCAAGTTCCTTGCACCAGCTGACACCAGAGCAATTGCCTTGAAGTGTTTAACAGAGATTAACACTCTCCCTGGAGCAAATGAAAAGACCTTGTTGTACTTTAAAAATGCAATGGACCAAATTTACACAATTGTGCCATTGACCTCGAACTTGAAAGAAAGTTATAAAGTTGCTTCTTCAGCAGACCAATCATTTTTGCAAGATTTGGCAATGTTTTTATGCACCTACTTGAGCAACCATTTGGCAATTTTAGAGAAGCATGATGAAGCCAAAGAGTTGTTGCAAAATGCtctcttttatttgctTCAATTGTCAAGAATTGAGGAAAGAGAATTGTTCAAGACATGTTTGGATTTCTGGCAAGTATTTGTTCACCAGCTTTTCCAAGAAACGAGGGAGTTGCCAAATAATGAGCTTAGTCCGATGATGCAATTGACTTATGGAAGCTCATTGAGACCCGGTACTTCGGGTGGTGCACCAGATCCAGCGCTTTTGGCCAAATTCCCTTTGAGACAACATCAATACGCTGAGGTTTTGTCCAAATTGAGACTCGTCATTATCGAAAACATGGCAAGACCCGAAGAAGTGTTGATTGTTGAAAACGATGAAGGTGAAATTGTACGTGAATTTGTTAAGGAAAGTGATACTATTCAATTGTACAAGTCCATGAGAGAAGTGTTGGTTTATTTGACGCACTTGAATGTCATTGATACCGAACAAATTATGATTGAGAAGTTGGCTCGTCAAATCGATGAATCAGAATGGTCGTGGCAAAATATCAACACCTTGTGTTGGGCCATTGGCTCGATATCAGGGGCAATGAATGAGGATATGGAAAAGAGATTCTTGGTCAATGTCATTAAGGATTTGTTATCACTTACCGAAATGAAGAGAGGTAAAGATAACAAGGCTGTTGTTGCGTCAAACATCATGTATATTGTTGGTCAATACCCCAGATTTTTAAAAGCTCATTGGAAATTTCTCAAAACTGTTGTAAACAAATTATTTGAATTTATGCACGAGACGCACGAAGGTGTTCAGGATATGGCTTGTGACACATTTATCAAGATTACAAACAAGTGTAAGAAGCACTTTGTTGTTACCCAACAAGCTGAGAGGGAACCATTTATTAATGAGATTATCAGAGAAATTCAATCAATCACTGAAGACTTGCAGCCACAACAGGTACACACTTTTTACGAGGCATGTGGTATCATTGTTAGCGCACAAAATGACAAGGCTGCGAGAGAGAAATTGTTGAGTGATTTGATGGCGTTGCCAAACATGGCATGGTCAGCGATTATCCAGCAAGCTGGTCAAGATCCCACATTGTTAACAAACACGGAAACTGTCAAGATTATTGCCAATATTATCAAGACCAACGTTGCTGTTTGTAAGGCTTTGGGACCTGCATTTTATTCCCAGTTGGGTGGATTGTATGTTGACATGTTGTCGCTTTATAAGGCTGTCTCGTCCATGATATCCGATGCAGTAGCAAAAGATGGAATAATTGCAACAAAGACACCAAAGGTTAGAGGTTTGCGTACCATAAAGAAGGAGATCTTGAAGATGATTGAAACTTATATTAATCAAGCTGATAATTTGGAAGAGATTGTACGAGATTTAACTCAACCATTGTTTGGCGCTGTATTGGATGACTATAGTTCTAATGTTCCTGATGCAAGAGATGCCGAAGTATTGAGATGTTTAACTGCATTGACAGCCAAAGTGGGACATATGATTCCCGATGGcgttgttttgattttgcagAGTGTGTTTGAGTGTACCTTGGACATGATCAAGAATGATTTTGTCGAGTATCCCGAACACAGAGTCGAGTTTTACAAACTTTTGAAAGAGATCAATGCACGGTCATTCCAAGGTTTATTACAATTATCAGGTGATGCATTCCAATCTTTGATCAATGCTGCATTGTGGGCATTCAAGCACAACAATAGAGAAGTCGAAGACAATGGTTTATCTTTGACACTAGATTTGATCGAGAATGTTGAACAGCTTGGTGATACACCATTTACAAAGGCATTTTACGAGAACTTTTATTTCCAGATTTTGTCAGACACATTTTATGTCTTTACCCAACCTGACCACAAAGCAGGATTTAGGTACCAAGCACAACTCTTGGCACAGTTGATCCATGTTGTGCAAGATGGTGTGATAAAGTACCCCTTGTACACCCCAGATCAAGCACCCCAAGGAACGTCCAACTCCGATTTCCTTAAACAATACCTTTCGCAATTACTCTCTAGTGCATTTGATAACTTGCAGCCAGACCAGTTGACCAGTTTCCTTAAGGTCTTGACTTCAAACTACAACGACTTGAACAAGTTCAAAGCTACATTGAGAGACTTCCTTGTGCAATTGAAGCAATTTGGTGGTGATCCAACCGATTACTTGTTTGCCGAGGACAAGGAGCTCGAGAAGTTGGAGAGCgcgaagaaacaaagagaacaaGATTTACAAGTTGGTGGGTTGATTAGGCCTTCTGAGATGGATGATGATTAG
- a CDS encoding uncharacterized protein (BUSCO:EOG092642CB), protein MFGISSLRLHNNVLPAFQQSVRTAAQITSIHAVTSIKTAPSIKQHTVEQGNERKQLLSRPGLFGIKRGMITWFTPKGEQFAATVIEIDSCEVIGQKTRDQHGYDANIIGTIDKLKNYPREAELKMFEEAGVSPKHKFGEFRVLDTNNLIPVGTELKADYFSVGQMVDIKGITKGKGFAGVMKRWNFAGNNATHGVSKAHRTPGSMGGNQNPGRVLPGKKMPGRMGCDNRTEFNKEVLHVDGDAGLLIVKGNIPGPNKSIVRISDALKLYGKRRFQVLS, encoded by the coding sequence ATGTTTGGTATTTCACTGTTGAGGCTACATAATAACGTGCTTCCGGCATTTCAGCAGTCGGTGAGAACGGCTGCTCAAATCACATCGATTCACGCAGTCACATCCATCAAAACGGCACCATCTATCAAACAACATACTGTTGAACAAGGTAATGAAAGGAAACAGCTTCTTTCCCGACCAGGCTTGTTTGGTATCAAAAGAGGTATGATTACATGGTTTACTCCTAAAGGTGAGCAATTTGCTGCAACTGTAATTGAGATTGACTCCTGTGAAGTGATTGGACAAAAAACACGAGATCAACACGGATACGATGCGAACATCATTGGAACTATTGACAAATTAAAGAATTATCCAAGAGAAGCAGAACTTAAAATGTTTGAAGAAGCAGGAGTTTCGCCAAAACACAAGTTTGGGGAATTTAGAGTTCTTGacacaaacaatttaaTTCCCGTTGGAACTGAGTTGAAGGCTGACTACTTCTCAGTGGGACAAATGGTGGATATCAAAGGTATTACCAAAGGTAAAGGTTTTGCCGGTGTTATGAAACGTTGGAACTTTGCTGGTAACAACGCAACACACGGTGTTTCTAAAGCGCATAGAACACCAGGTTCCATGGGTGGTAACCAGAATCCAGGTAGAGTTTTACCAGGGAAAAAGATGCCGGGTAGAATGGGATGCGACAACAGAACTGAGTTCAACAAAGAAGTGCTACATGTCGATGGCGATGCAGGTCTTTTGATCGTCAAAGGCAATATACCAGGTCCAAACAAGAGTATAGTGAGAATTTCGGATGCCCTCAAGTTATACGGAAAGAGGCGGTTCCAAGTATTATCATAA
- the IMP3 gene encoding Small subunit (SSU) processome component (BUSCO:EOG09264Y0W) codes for MVRALKHHEQKLLKKVDFLEWKQDQGHRDTQVMRTYHIQNREDYHKYNKICGDVRKLANKLSLLKATDPFRIKHEQLLLEKLYNMGVLATKSKISDLENKITVSAFCRRRIGVVMCRLKMAETLTDAVKFVEQGHVRVGPNVITDPAYLVTRNLEDYLTWVDNSKIKRNLLKYRNKIDDYELS; via the coding sequence ATGGTTAGAGCGTTGAAACATCATGAGCAAAAACTCCTTAAAAAGGTCGACTTCTTAGAGTGGAAGCAAGACCAAGGGCATCGAGATACTCAGGTGATGCGAACATACCATATTCAAAATAGAGAAGATTATCACAAGTACAACAAGATCTGTGGTGATGTGCGAAAGCTTGCCAACAAGTTATCCTTGCTCAAAGCTACAGACCCATTCCGCATCAAGCATGAACAATTATTACTAGAAAAACTATACAATATGGGGGTGTTGGCTACCAAATCGAAAATAAGTGAccttgaaaataaaattaccGTGAGCGCATTTTGTCGAAGGCGGATTGGTGTTGTGATGTGTCGACTCAAGATGGCCGAGACATTAACCGACGCAGTGAAGTTTGTTGAACAGGGACATGTAAGAGTAGGGCCCAATGTGATTACAGACCCTGCGTATTTAGTGACAAGGAATTTGGAAGATTACTTGACATGGGTTGATAATTCAAAGATCAAACGCAATTTGCTCAAGTATAGAAATAAGATTGATGATTACGAATTATCATGA